The following are from one region of the Mesorhizobium sp. B4-1-4 genome:
- the sufA gene encoding Fe-S cluster assembly scaffold SufA, giving the protein MGRFAVITMTEKAAERVREIVATREKAHGIRLGIKKGGCAGMEYTIDLVTEPNAKDDHIERDGAHVYVAPEAALFLFGTQMDFEQTTLRTGFTFHNPNQSSACGCGESVELKPADLKALAEARASA; this is encoded by the coding sequence ATGGGACGCTTTGCCGTCATCACCATGACCGAAAAGGCCGCCGAGCGGGTGCGCGAGATCGTCGCCACACGCGAGAAGGCGCATGGCATCCGCCTCGGCATCAAGAAGGGCGGCTGCGCCGGCATGGAATACACGATCGATCTGGTGACCGAGCCCAACGCCAAGGACGACCACATCGAGCGCGACGGCGCACACGTCTATGTCGCGCCGGAAGCGGCGCTGTTCCTGTTCGGCACGCAGATGGATTTCGAGCAGACGACTTTGCGCACCGGCTTCACCTTCCACAATCCGAACCAGAGCTCGGCCTGTGGCTGCGGCGAATCGGTCGAGCTGAAGCCGGCCGACCTGAAGGCGCTGGCAGAGGCGCGCGCCTCCGCCTAA
- a CDS encoding SUF system Fe-S cluster assembly protein, translating to MEDISTATEAAPEAGVNGVVSATAIPADELARLTDDIVSALKTVYDPEIPADIYELGLVYKIDIEDDRSVKIDMTLTAPGCPVAGEMPGWVENAVGAVEGVSGVEVNMTFDPPWTPDRMSEEAQVAVGWY from the coding sequence ATGGAAGATATCAGCACAGCCACAGAGGCCGCGCCGGAAGCCGGCGTCAATGGCGTCGTCTCCGCCACGGCCATTCCCGCCGACGAACTGGCGCGGCTGACCGACGACATCGTCTCGGCGCTGAAGACCGTCTACGACCCGGAAATCCCGGCCGACATTTACGAGCTCGGCCTCGTCTACAAGATCGACATCGAGGACGACCGCTCGGTCAAGATCGACATGACGCTGACCGCCCCCGGCTGCCCGGTGGCCGGCGAAATGCCCGGTTGGGTGGAAAACGCCGTCGGCGCCGTCGAAGGCGTATCAGGCGTCGAAGTCAACATGACCTTCGACCCGCCATGGACGCCCGACCGCATGTCGGAAGAGGCGCAGGTCGCGGTTGGCTGGTACTAG
- a CDS encoding TfoX/Sxy family protein, with amino-acid sequence MDNERIAELFEGLGPVSIRRLFGGKGIYFDGVIVAIVLRGELLLKADEQSAPDFEAAGCRQWTYTGSRHGKLVAMPYWSIPDSAFDDPDEMTVWARRAYEAGRRAGK; translated from the coding sequence ATGGACAATGAACGCATCGCCGAACTGTTCGAAGGCCTTGGCCCGGTCAGCATCCGCAGGCTGTTCGGCGGCAAGGGCATCTATTTCGATGGTGTGATCGTCGCCATCGTGCTGCGCGGCGAATTGCTGCTCAAGGCCGACGAGCAAAGCGCGCCCGATTTCGAAGCCGCCGGTTGCCGGCAGTGGACCTATACCGGTTCGCGCCACGGCAAGCTGGTCGCCATGCCTTATTGGAGCATTCCCGACAGCGCTTTTGATGACCCGGACGAAATGACTGTCTGGGCCCGGCGAGCCTATGAGGCCGGGCGGCGCGCGGGCAAGTAG
- a CDS encoding cysteine desulfurase, with translation MDQKVETIPYDVEAIRRDFPILSRQVYGKPLVYLDNGASAQKPQVVLDTIQHAYSQEYANVHRGLHFLSNAATDAYEKARETVRRFLNAPSTDNIVFTSNTTSAINTVAYGYGMPNIGEGDEIVLSIMEHHSNIVPWHFIRERQGARLVWMPVDDLGVFHIEEFEKRLTNRTKLVAITQMSNALGTVTPIKEIVRIAHARGIPVLVDGSQSAVHMPIDVQDLDCDFFVFTGHKVYGPSGIGVLYGKKDILGGMRPFMGGGEMIEEVTEDIVTYNEPPHRFEAGTPPIVQAIGLGAALDYMDSVGRERIAAHEQDLKNYAHERLRAINSLRIFGDAPGKGAIISFELQGIHAHDVSMVIDRQGVAVRAGTHCAQPLLKRFGVTSTCRASFGMYNTRAEVDALAEALEKARKFFG, from the coding sequence ATGGACCAGAAAGTCGAAACCATCCCCTACGACGTCGAGGCGATCCGCCGCGACTTTCCGATCCTGTCGCGGCAAGTCTATGGCAAGCCTCTTGTCTATCTCGACAATGGCGCCTCGGCGCAGAAGCCGCAGGTGGTGCTGGACACGATCCAGCACGCCTATTCCCAGGAATACGCCAACGTCCATCGCGGCCTGCATTTCCTGTCCAACGCCGCGACCGACGCCTATGAAAAGGCGCGTGAGACGGTGCGCCGTTTCCTCAATGCGCCAAGCACCGACAACATCGTCTTCACCTCGAATACGACCTCGGCGATCAACACGGTGGCTTATGGCTATGGCATGCCCAATATCGGCGAGGGCGACGAAATCGTGCTGTCGATCATGGAGCATCATTCCAACATCGTTCCCTGGCATTTCATCCGCGAACGGCAGGGCGCCAGGCTGGTCTGGATGCCGGTCGACGATCTCGGTGTCTTCCACATCGAGGAATTCGAAAAGCGGCTGACTAACAGGACAAAGCTTGTCGCCATCACGCAGATGTCGAATGCGTTGGGCACGGTGACGCCGATCAAGGAGATCGTGCGCATCGCGCATGCGCGGGGCATTCCAGTGCTCGTCGACGGCAGCCAGAGCGCCGTGCATATGCCGATCGACGTGCAGGACCTGGATTGCGACTTCTTCGTCTTCACCGGCCACAAGGTCTATGGCCCCTCGGGCATCGGCGTTCTCTACGGCAAGAAGGACATTCTCGGGGGTATGCGCCCCTTCATGGGCGGTGGCGAAATGATCGAGGAGGTGACGGAAGACATCGTCACCTACAACGAGCCGCCGCATCGTTTTGAGGCCGGCACGCCGCCGATTGTGCAGGCGATCGGGCTGGGTGCTGCGCTCGACTACATGGACTCTGTCGGTCGGGAACGCATCGCGGCGCATGAGCAAGACCTCAAGAACTATGCCCATGAACGGCTGCGCGCCATCAATTCGCTGCGCATCTTCGGCGACGCGCCGGGCAAGGGCGCCATCATCTCCTTCGAATTGCAGGGCATTCACGCCCATGACGTGTCGATGGTGATAGACAGGCAGGGTGTGGCAGTGCGCGCCGGTACGCATTGCGCCCAGCCGCTGTTGAAACGCTTTGGCGTAACCTCCACATGCAGGGCATCGTTCGGCATGTATAATACCAGGGCCGAAGTCGACGCTTTGGCCGAGGCGCTTGAAAAAGCGCGCAAGTTTTTCGGGTGA
- a CDS encoding GFA family protein: MPVLLKGSCRCNAVRFEVESHTPVPFMLCYCSICRKQQGGGGFAINLGADYKTLNIRGKRSLGVYRAEIEDDEHLQCEISTGERNFCRKCGSALWLYDPTWPDLVHPFASAIDSDLPKPPEKVHLMLKYKASWVEPDVGKGDKTFDIYPEESIADWHKRVGMWVA; this comes from the coding sequence ATGCCGGTTCTGCTCAAGGGATCCTGCCGCTGCAATGCCGTGCGTTTCGAGGTGGAAAGCCATACGCCCGTGCCGTTCATGCTCTGCTACTGCTCGATCTGCCGCAAGCAGCAAGGCGGCGGCGGGTTCGCCATCAATCTCGGCGCCGACTACAAAACGCTCAACATCAGGGGCAAGAGGAGCCTCGGCGTCTATCGGGCCGAGATCGAGGATGACGAGCATTTGCAATGCGAAATCTCGACGGGGGAACGCAATTTCTGCCGCAAATGCGGATCGGCGTTGTGGCTCTACGATCCGACATGGCCGGATCTGGTGCATCCCTTCGCCTCGGCGATCGACAGCGACCTGCCGAAACCACCTGAGAAGGTGCACCTGATGCTGAAATACAAGGCGAGCTGGGTAGAGCCTGATGTCGGCAAGGGCGACAAGACGTTCGACATCTATCCCGAGGAATCGATCGCCGACTGGCACAAGCGGGTGGGGATGTGGGTTGCGTAA